A window of Cryptomeria japonica chromosome 3, Sugi_1.0, whole genome shotgun sequence contains these coding sequences:
- the LOC131873972 gene encoding F-box/kelch-repeat protein At1g80440-like: protein MGSLFPCLEDEIGWECLVRVELNSHHNLRCVCKSWNVALKSPHFYQERKRLKISEQRICILHDTPGPRDRVSVYDLAEKKCKTLAIPAEIYAIEHCHFVKQKLVFITHMSLHCGRNCVWLYDFACSKWRQDAKAPKLRTEFATAADEEGGLIYMAGGYSRLGAEPVRSASVYNVEEDKWDLLPDMNNFRGVFAEGKFYVMDNRYCRTIEVFDSYTRSWKTMENRFNSSHYFLSAFGRLHCFSDKGLIEYDYRWDTVQGRSFYLLAPPSDQTGGAFKCIGIDRPLGFQGYAIHAATLEL from the exons TTGTCTTGAAGATGAAATTGGGTGGGAATGTCTGGTGAGGGTGGAGTTGAATTCTCATCATAATCTTAGGTGTGTATGCAAAAGCTGGAACGTCGCATTGAAAAGCCCCCACTTTTATCAAGAAAGAAAAAGATTGAAGATTTCCGAGCAACGGATTTGTATATTGCATGACACACCAGGCCCTCGCGACAGAGTAAGTGTATACGACCTGGCGGAGAAGAAGTGCAAAACCCTAGCCATTCCTGCAGAAATCTACGCCATCGAACATTGCCATTTCGTGAAACAAAAGCTGGTTTTCATCACGCATATGTCTCTCCACTGTGGAAGAAATTGTGTATGGTTATATGATTTTGCTTGTTCCAAATGGCGGCAGGATGCCAAAGCGCCTAAATTGCGGACTGAATTTGCCACCGCAGCAGATGAGGAGGGGGGACTCATTTATATGGCTGGAGGGTATAGCAGGCTTGGTGCTGAACCCGTCCGTAGCGCTTCAGTTTACAATGTGGAGGAGGACAAGTGGGATCTTCTCCCCGACATGAACAACTTTAGAGGTGTTTTTGCTGAGGGCAAGTTTTATGTAATGGACAACCGGTATTGTCGCACTATTGAAGTTTTTGATTCCTACACAAGAAGCTGGAAAACCATGGAGAATAGATTCAATAGTTCGCATTATTTCTTAAGTGCATTTGGGCGCTTGCATTGCTTTTCTGATAAGGGACTGATTGAATATGATTATAG ATGGGATACCGTTCAAGGTCGATCTTTTTATCTGCTTGCACCTCCAAGTGATCAGACAGGAGGAGCATTCAAATGTATTGGCATTGACAGACCTTTGGGCTTTCAGGGTTATGCTATACATGCTGCTACGTTGGAGCTTTGA